A region of the Salvia splendens isolate huo1 chromosome 11, SspV2, whole genome shotgun sequence genome:
ttgttcttcttgttccggaatcgatcttgttgtgatagcaagattgagtcgcgtatttGATACCATTACATTTTGTCCAATCCACCCCTGGTGAAAGAGTTCTGGCTGGGCCAGGTGAGGTTTGAGCAGAAACCCCCACCAAGATCAGTTCTGGAACTAATGCATGAGGGAATAGATCTGAATACAACCTCTGAAGCTTCGTCTGTTCTTGCCGGCGAGCTCCAAACTCAAAAGGCAATTTGCAGTTGGGCAAGTCAAAAACTGGGGATGAATCTGGAACAACTGAAGGAAAAGTGTAGCGTGCTCGATACTGAAAACCTCGACCAACAGAAGAAAGATGGCCGCATTTGGATACGAAGAAGAAAAGATGATGACAGGGTACACATCCACATGAAAGGATCAATGGGTGAGATTCTGGCTCTTTGCACTGATTATTATGAAGAAGACGGGGTAATCAAAGATATCAGTGAAACTGCAAGAGAAACATTGAAGAATATTGAACACAAGATGAAGAATAATGGTCTCCACTGCATAGCGTATGCACATGCCGTTGTTTTGGGAGACCTTCAAGATAATGGTGACATAAACTTTCATTCAGGGCACCAAGAAAGTTTCATTTTGATAGGGTTTTTAGGTCTACGGGACCAGTTTCGGGACGGTATAATAGAATTTGTGAAAGAATGCCAAGAAGCCAGAGTATATGTCAAAATGATCACAACAGAAGATGTCCAGAAGGCACAGATATCCGCTCTAGGATGTGGCATACTCAGTTCAGACAGTTCTTATCAAACAGCAGTCACAGATGTCATCATTGAAGGCAGAGAACTTAGAAGCTTTACTGGTCAAGAGAGGTCAGAAAAGGCAAAAAAGTGTAGTGTGATTGCCAGAGCCTCTACTTCGGACAAGCGTCTGCTGGTACAATGCCTGAAAGGTTCCGGCCATGTAGTAGGAGTTATTGGAGGCTGCCCAGGCGATGAAAAACTTTTTGAAGAAGCTGATGTGGGTTTCTATCTCGAGATCCAAGAATCTCACTCCATGAAGGAAAAGTCAGATATTATCATCGCGGGTGATAGTTTTGACCTCATAGCAAAAGCTATGAAGTGGGGAAGAGGCATCTACAACAACATCCAGATATATGCACAATTCCAGCTCACAGCTACAATGGCCTCTCTGGTAACAGACTCTATAACTGCAATTTTCTCAGGAGAACCCCCAGGAATCAACATCGTTACATCCATTTCATCTGGTAAGATTCCATATGCAGCTCTCCAACTCTTATGGGTGAAGTTGGCAGTAGGCACATTAGTTGTTGTAGCTCTTTCAGTTGATAATCCTGCTGAAACCCTTATGCAAAAGATGCCGGTGGAAAAAAGGGAACCATTTATAACCAACATAATGTGGAGGGACATCATAGGACAAGCTCTGTGCCAAATCATTATCTTACTTATCATACAGTTTGAGGGAGAAGCAACTTTCAAACTGAGTGGTGGAGAAAAGGATACTTTGATTTTCAACATCTTCGTCCTTTTCCAAATCTTTGCCATATTCAACACAGTGAAGGGGAAAAACATCTTTGAGAGACTGAAAAAGAAAAGGCTATTCTGGATGTTACTAAGCATGATAGTTATTCTGCAGGTTATTATGGTGGAGTTTTTGAAAAAGTTTGCAGACACAGAGAGGCTCAATTGGGCGCAATGGCGTTCATGCATCGGAATTGCCATGATATCTTGGCTGGTGGGTTGGCTATTGAGAAGGATACCAGTTCCTGAGAAGCCTTACTTGTGCTCTCTATAGCTGAAA
Encoded here:
- the LOC121754858 gene encoding calcium-transporting ATPase 12, plasma membrane-type-like, which gives rise to MHEGIDLNTTSEASSVLAGELQTQKAICSWASQKLGMNLEQLKEKCSVLDTENLDQQKKDGRIWIRRRKDDDRVHIHMKGSMGEILALCTDYYEEDGVIKDISETARETLKNIEHKMKNNGLHCIAYAHAVVLGDLQDNGDINFHSGHQESFILIGFLGLRDQFRDGIIEFVKECQEARVYVKMITTEDVQKAQISALGCGILSSDSSYQTAVTDVIIEGRELRSFTGQERSEKAKKCSVIARASTSDKRLLVQCLKGSGHVVGVIGGCPGDEKLFEEADVGFYLEIQESHSMKEKSDIIIAGDSFDLIAKAMKWGRGIYNNIQIYAQFQLTATMASLVTDSITAIFSGEPPGINIVTSISSGKIPYAALQLLWVKLAVGTLVVVALSVDNPAETLMQKMPVEKREPFITNIMWRDIIGQALCQIIILLIIQFEGEATFKLSGGEKDTLIFNIFVLFQIFAIFNTVKGKNIFERLKKKRLFWMLLSMIVILQVIMVEFLKKFADTERLNWAQWRSCIGIAMISWLVGWLLRRIPVPEKPYLCSL